The Vespa velutina chromosome 4, iVesVel2.1, whole genome shotgun sequence genome has a window encoding:
- the LOC124948829 gene encoding malate dehydrogenase, mitochondrial, translated as MLPRFLKPTLNIVQQGAKRFSTSTRRDVKVAVMGASGGIGQPLALLLKQSPLVTELSLYDIVNTPGVAADLSHIDTPSKVTGYVGPTQLKDSLKGVEIVVIPAGVPRKPGMTRDDLFNTNASIVRDLAAAAAEVCPKALIAIISNPVNSTVPIACETLEKAGVFDPKRVFGVTTLDIVRSSAFVGEAKGLNSQEVVVPVIGGHSGITIIPLLSQTKPSVSFSESETKKLSERIQEAGTEVVKAKAGTGSATLSMAYAGARFTLSLLKALKGQQGIVECSYVRSDICNTKYFSSPVLLGKSGVEKVMGYGDLNAYEKKLLEAAIPELKKNIKKGEDFVNKK; from the exons ATGCTGCCCCGTTTTTTAAAACCAACTCTAAATATTGTTCAACAAGGAGCAAAAAGATTTTCAACGAGCACCAgg CGCGATGTCAAGGTCGCCGTTATGGGAGCAAGTGGTGGAATTGGGCAACCATTGGCACTGCTGCTAAAACAATCTCCTCTCGTCACCGAATTATCTTTATACGATATAGTTAACACACCTGGTGTCGCTGCTGATCTCTCTCATATCGATACACCTTCAAAAGTTACGGGTTATGTGGGTCCAACCCAATTAAAAGATTCGCTAAAAGGTGTAGAG ATCGTAGTAATTCCTGCTGGTGTACCTCGAAAACCAGGAATGACAAGGGATGATTTATTCAATACAAATGCCTCTATTGTACGTGATCTTGCTGCAGCAGCTGCAGAAGTATGCCCAAAAGCATTAATTGCCATCATTTCTAATCCAGTTAACAGTACTGTACCTATTGCTTGCGAAACATTAGAAAAAGCTGGTGTATTTGACCCTAAGAGAGTATTCGGTGTAACTACTCTCGATATTGTCAGGTCAAGTGCATTCGTTGGCGAAGCTAAG GGTCTAAATTCACAAGAAGTAGTAGTACCAGTAATTGGAGGACACAGTGGCATTACCATTATTCCTCTGCTTTCGCAAACTAAACCCagtgtttctttttctgaaaGCGAAACAAAGAAACTCTCAGAGAGAATTCAGGAGGCTGGTACAGAAGTTGTAAAAGCAAAAGCTGGTACTGGCTCGGCTACTTTATCAATGGCATATGCTGGAGCTCGTTTTACTCTCTCACTACTCAAAGCTTTGAAAGGACAACAGGGAATAGTTGAATGCTCTTACGTTAGGTCTGATATCTGCAATACTAAATATTTCTCATCTCCTGTTCTCTTGGGT AAAAGTGGAGTTGAAAAAGTTATGGGATATGGTGACCTTAATGcttacgaaaagaaattactaGAGGCTGCTATTCCagagttaaaaaagaatatcaagaAGGGAGAAGATTTTGTAAATAAGAAGTGA
- the LOC124948831 gene encoding 14-3-3 protein epsilon → MSEREDNVYKAKLAEQAERYDEMVEAMKKVASLDVELTVEERNLLSVAYKNVIGARRASWRIISSIEQKEENKGAEGKLEMIRQYRSQVEKELKDICADILGVLDKHLIPCASTGESKVFYYKMKGDYHRYLAEFAIGNDRKEAAENSLVAYKAASDIAMTELPPTHPIRLGLALNFSVFYYEILNSPDRACRLAKAAFDDAIAELDTLSEESYKDSTLIMQLLRDNLTLWTSDMQGDGEGEQKEQLQDVEDQDVS, encoded by the exons ATGTCGGAACGGGAGGACAATGTTTACAAGGCGAAACTAGCCGAACAAGCCGAACGCTATGACG AAATGGTTGAAGCGATGAAGAAGGTGGCCTCGCTGGACGTAGAACTCACCGTTGAGGAAAGGAATCTACTATCCGTCGCGTATAAAAATGTGATCGGTGCGAGGAGGGCATCATGGAGAATAATATCGAGTATCGAACAGAAGGAGGAGAACAAAGGTGCCGAGGGTAAGCTGGAGATGATCCGTCAGTACCGATCTCAAGTGGAGAAAGAGCTCAAGGATATTTGTGCTGATATACTGGGTGTCTTGGACAAACATTTGATACCATGTGCTTCGACCGGAGAGTCGaaagtattttattacaaaat GAAGGGAGATTATCATCGTTACCTGGCCGAATTTGCAATTGGCAACGACAGGAAGGAGGCTGCAGAGAACTCTCTAGTAGCGTACAAAGCAGCAAGCGACATTGCAATGACCGAACTACCACCGACTCATCCTATTCGTTTGGGATTAGCGCTTAATTTCTCCGTCTTCTATTACGAGATTTTGAACAGTCCTGATAGGGCGTGTCGCTTAGCGAAGGCTGCCTTTGATGACGCGATCGCAGAATTGGATACTCTGTCTGAGGAGAGCTATAAAGATTCCACCTTAATTATGCAGCTCCTTAGGGACAACCTCACGCTTTGGACGTCGGATATGCAAGGGGATG GAGAAGGAGAGCAAAAGGAGCAGCTGCAGGATGTAGAAGATCAGGACGTATCGTAA
- the LOC124948825 gene encoding oxysterol-binding protein 1 isoform X1 — MGDSKAQHGTQEMKGWLFKWTNYLKGYQRRWFVLSNGLLSYYRAEPTGGPKISTRRKRRAGRASENPAEMSHTCRGTISMHGALIHTVDACTFVVSNGGTQTFHIKAATEVERQQWVTALELAKAKAIQAVESDEEEEEYQDNDNQKTEQGTAVKDLNQRLEDLQTCNDLIAKRGSVLQRTLNELETLEPLYPDLITKIKAVNEKATIFRIAVNAMINASNEYLQLAQQQEPKWKKMLQHERDQKARIERMVEQLARQHSNLEEAAQHALPSATPAGGHRPSHSAITTSPSEDEEDNAEFYDAQESDTFTLTIPGVASTNSISHPRDRTDSQGSDDGSSSEGDPTPLPVSDSAGAESFLIVTDSTVVQPSSPITNTDELDNTAWQTNNGGGSGTGLATTPNRKRRTRVPDKPNYPLNLWSIMKNCIGKDLSKIPMPVNFSEPLSMLQRLTEDYEYAEILDRAAECTDSYEQMAYVAAFTISSYSTTASRTGKPFNPLLGETYECDRTDDLGWRAISEQVSHHPPMLAQHCEGRKWRCWQEFTMASKFRGKYLQVIPLGTAHLEFNAERQHYTWRKVTTTVHNIIVGKLWVDQSGDMDIVNHKDGIKCHLKYIPYSYFSRDNQRKVKGVVMNSNKEVKWVVQGTWDSKIEIAPVISTSGAPDNPVYKTGPYILAWKRRMPPEDCERYYSFTELACQLNEPEDGTAPTDSRLRPDQRLMEDGQWDEANAEKLRLEEKQRAARRYREHEAEKATAQGLPYETWEPLWFKKQQDPYTDSLCYMYSEQYWECKNKGDWSRCPNIF; from the exons ATGGGTGATTCAAAGGCTCAACATGGAACACAGGAAATGAAAGGATGGCTTTTTAAGTGGACCAATTACTTGAAAGGTTATCAGAGAAGATGGTTTGTCCTGTCAAACGGCCTTCTGTCATATTACAG GGCTGAACCAACAGGGGGGCCAAAGATATCAACGCGACGCAAGCGGAGAGCTGGCAGAGCCTCCGA AAATCCGGCGGAGATGTCTCATACATGCCGGGGCACGATATCCATGCATGGGGCCTTAATACACACCGTAGATGCTTGCACTTTTGTTGTAAGCAATGGCGGTACACAAACTTTTCACATAAAAGCAGCGACGGAAGTAGAGCGTCAACAATGGGTCACGGCCCTCGAGTTGGCGAAGGCCAAGGCTATCCAAGCAGTAGAATCTG acgaggaagaagaagagtatcAAGATAACGACAATCAAAAGACAGAACAGGGGACTGCTGTCAAAGATTTGAATCAACGTTTGGAAGATCTACAGACTTGTAATGATTTAATCGCCAAAAGAGGATCTGTCCTTCAACGAACTTTGAATGAATTGGAAACATTAGAACCATTATATCCTGATCTAATAACCAAAATTAAAGCTGTGAATGAGAAAGCTACTATCTTCCGTATTGCTGTTAATGCTATGATTAAC GCAAGCAatgaatatttacaattagcTCAGCAACAGGAAccaaaatggaagaaaatgtTACAACATGAACGCGATCAAAAGGCGCGCATAGAGAGAATGGTTGAACAGTTAGCTAGACAGCATTCAAACCTGGAAGAAGCTGCACAACATGCGCTTCCCTCGGCGACACCAGCGGGAGGACACAGACCTTCCc ATTCTGCGATAACCACTTCTCCAtcagaagacgaagaagataaTGCAGAGTTTTATGATGCTCAAGAGTCGGATACATTTACACTGACTATTCCAGGAGTAGCCTCAACTAATTCAATATCTCACCCAAGGGATCGTACTGATTCTCAAGGAAGTGATGATGGCTCTAGCTCTGAAGGTGATCCAACACCTTTGCCAGTTTCTGATTCTGCTGGAGCAGAGTCATTTCTTATTGTGACCGATTCTACAGTAGTACAACCTTCTTCTCCTATTACAAATACAGACGAGCTGGATAAT acGGCTTGGCAAACCAACAATGGCGGCGGCAGTGGCACCGGGTTAGCAACTACAcctaatagaaaaagaagaactagaGTACCTGATAAACCTAATTATCCTTTAAACCTATGgagtattatgaaaaattgtatcggtaaagatttatcaaaaattcctATGCCTGTTAATTTCTCAGAACCGCTTAGTATGCTTCAGAGGCTTACAGAAGATTATGAATATGCAGAGATTCTTGATAG AGCAGCAGAATGTACCGACAGCTACGAACAAATGGCCTATGTAGCTGCATTTACTATCTCTAGTTATTCTACAACTGCCAGTAGAACAGGCAAACCTTTTAATCCATTATTAGGTGAAACGTATGAATGCGATCGCACAGATGATCTCGGTTGGCGAGCGATTTCTGAACAAGTTTCGCATCATCCTCCGATGTTAGCTCAACATTGTGAAGGTAGGAAATGGCGTTGCTGGCAAGAGTTCACCATGGCTTCTAAATTTCGCGGAAAGTATCTTCAG GTAATCCCTTTGGGTACTGCTCATTTAGAATTTAATGCAGAACGACAACATTATACATGGCGTAAAGTAACAACCACTGTACACAATATAATAGTTGGAAAATTATGGGTTGATCAAAGTGGTGATATGGATATTGTGAATCATAAAGACGGTATCAAGTGCcatctaaaatatataccatattcatatttttcaagagATAATCAACGTAAAGTTAAAGGCGTTGTTATGAATTCAAATAAAGAGGTGAAATGGGTGGTTCAAGGTACGTGGGATTCAAAGATTGAAATTGCTCCTGTCATTAGTACATCGGGAGCTCCAGACAATCCTGTTTATAAAACAGGGCCATACATATTAGCTTGGAAACGACGTATGCCTCc TGAGGATTGCGAAAGATATTACTCATTCACGGAACTGGCCTGTCAGCTTAACGAGCCAGAAGATGGCACAGCTCCTACAGATTCCCGATTAAGACCTGACCAGAGATTAATGGAAGATGGACAATGGGATGAAGCTAATGCAGAAAAACTTCGACTCGAAGAGAAACAGAGGGCTGCGCGGCGTTATCGTGAACATGAAGCAGAAAAAGCTACTGCACAAG GTTTACCTTATGAAACTTGGGAACCGTTATGGTTTAAGAAACAGCAGGATCCATACACAGATAGTCTTTGCTACATGTATAGTGAACAATATTGGGAGTGTAAGAACAAAGGCGATTGGTCGAGATGTCCAAACATATTTTAG
- the LOC124948825 gene encoding oxysterol-binding protein 1 isoform X2 — translation MGDSKAQHGTQEMKGWLFKWTNYLKGYQRRWFVLSNGLLSYYRNPAEMSHTCRGTISMHGALIHTVDACTFVVSNGGTQTFHIKAATEVERQQWVTALELAKAKAIQAVESDEEEEEYQDNDNQKTEQGTAVKDLNQRLEDLQTCNDLIAKRGSVLQRTLNELETLEPLYPDLITKIKAVNEKATIFRIAVNAMINASNEYLQLAQQQEPKWKKMLQHERDQKARIERMVEQLARQHSNLEEAAQHALPSATPAGGHRPSHSAITTSPSEDEEDNAEFYDAQESDTFTLTIPGVASTNSISHPRDRTDSQGSDDGSSSEGDPTPLPVSDSAGAESFLIVTDSTVVQPSSPITNTDELDNTAWQTNNGGGSGTGLATTPNRKRRTRVPDKPNYPLNLWSIMKNCIGKDLSKIPMPVNFSEPLSMLQRLTEDYEYAEILDRAAECTDSYEQMAYVAAFTISSYSTTASRTGKPFNPLLGETYECDRTDDLGWRAISEQVSHHPPMLAQHCEGRKWRCWQEFTMASKFRGKYLQVIPLGTAHLEFNAERQHYTWRKVTTTVHNIIVGKLWVDQSGDMDIVNHKDGIKCHLKYIPYSYFSRDNQRKVKGVVMNSNKEVKWVVQGTWDSKIEIAPVISTSGAPDNPVYKTGPYILAWKRRMPPEDCERYYSFTELACQLNEPEDGTAPTDSRLRPDQRLMEDGQWDEANAEKLRLEEKQRAARRYREHEAEKATAQGLPYETWEPLWFKKQQDPYTDSLCYMYSEQYWECKNKGDWSRCPNIF, via the exons ATGGGTGATTCAAAGGCTCAACATGGAACACAGGAAATGAAAGGATGGCTTTTTAAGTGGACCAATTACTTGAAAGGTTATCAGAGAAGATGGTTTGTCCTGTCAAACGGCCTTCTGTCATATTACAG AAATCCGGCGGAGATGTCTCATACATGCCGGGGCACGATATCCATGCATGGGGCCTTAATACACACCGTAGATGCTTGCACTTTTGTTGTAAGCAATGGCGGTACACAAACTTTTCACATAAAAGCAGCGACGGAAGTAGAGCGTCAACAATGGGTCACGGCCCTCGAGTTGGCGAAGGCCAAGGCTATCCAAGCAGTAGAATCTG acgaggaagaagaagagtatcAAGATAACGACAATCAAAAGACAGAACAGGGGACTGCTGTCAAAGATTTGAATCAACGTTTGGAAGATCTACAGACTTGTAATGATTTAATCGCCAAAAGAGGATCTGTCCTTCAACGAACTTTGAATGAATTGGAAACATTAGAACCATTATATCCTGATCTAATAACCAAAATTAAAGCTGTGAATGAGAAAGCTACTATCTTCCGTATTGCTGTTAATGCTATGATTAAC GCAAGCAatgaatatttacaattagcTCAGCAACAGGAAccaaaatggaagaaaatgtTACAACATGAACGCGATCAAAAGGCGCGCATAGAGAGAATGGTTGAACAGTTAGCTAGACAGCATTCAAACCTGGAAGAAGCTGCACAACATGCGCTTCCCTCGGCGACACCAGCGGGAGGACACAGACCTTCCc ATTCTGCGATAACCACTTCTCCAtcagaagacgaagaagataaTGCAGAGTTTTATGATGCTCAAGAGTCGGATACATTTACACTGACTATTCCAGGAGTAGCCTCAACTAATTCAATATCTCACCCAAGGGATCGTACTGATTCTCAAGGAAGTGATGATGGCTCTAGCTCTGAAGGTGATCCAACACCTTTGCCAGTTTCTGATTCTGCTGGAGCAGAGTCATTTCTTATTGTGACCGATTCTACAGTAGTACAACCTTCTTCTCCTATTACAAATACAGACGAGCTGGATAAT acGGCTTGGCAAACCAACAATGGCGGCGGCAGTGGCACCGGGTTAGCAACTACAcctaatagaaaaagaagaactagaGTACCTGATAAACCTAATTATCCTTTAAACCTATGgagtattatgaaaaattgtatcggtaaagatttatcaaaaattcctATGCCTGTTAATTTCTCAGAACCGCTTAGTATGCTTCAGAGGCTTACAGAAGATTATGAATATGCAGAGATTCTTGATAG AGCAGCAGAATGTACCGACAGCTACGAACAAATGGCCTATGTAGCTGCATTTACTATCTCTAGTTATTCTACAACTGCCAGTAGAACAGGCAAACCTTTTAATCCATTATTAGGTGAAACGTATGAATGCGATCGCACAGATGATCTCGGTTGGCGAGCGATTTCTGAACAAGTTTCGCATCATCCTCCGATGTTAGCTCAACATTGTGAAGGTAGGAAATGGCGTTGCTGGCAAGAGTTCACCATGGCTTCTAAATTTCGCGGAAAGTATCTTCAG GTAATCCCTTTGGGTACTGCTCATTTAGAATTTAATGCAGAACGACAACATTATACATGGCGTAAAGTAACAACCACTGTACACAATATAATAGTTGGAAAATTATGGGTTGATCAAAGTGGTGATATGGATATTGTGAATCATAAAGACGGTATCAAGTGCcatctaaaatatataccatattcatatttttcaagagATAATCAACGTAAAGTTAAAGGCGTTGTTATGAATTCAAATAAAGAGGTGAAATGGGTGGTTCAAGGTACGTGGGATTCAAAGATTGAAATTGCTCCTGTCATTAGTACATCGGGAGCTCCAGACAATCCTGTTTATAAAACAGGGCCATACATATTAGCTTGGAAACGACGTATGCCTCc TGAGGATTGCGAAAGATATTACTCATTCACGGAACTGGCCTGTCAGCTTAACGAGCCAGAAGATGGCACAGCTCCTACAGATTCCCGATTAAGACCTGACCAGAGATTAATGGAAGATGGACAATGGGATGAAGCTAATGCAGAAAAACTTCGACTCGAAGAGAAACAGAGGGCTGCGCGGCGTTATCGTGAACATGAAGCAGAAAAAGCTACTGCACAAG GTTTACCTTATGAAACTTGGGAACCGTTATGGTTTAAGAAACAGCAGGATCCATACACAGATAGTCTTTGCTACATGTATAGTGAACAATATTGGGAGTGTAAGAACAAAGGCGATTGGTCGAGATGTCCAAACATATTTTAG